One genomic segment of Arachis duranensis cultivar V14167 chromosome 4, aradu.V14167.gnm2.J7QH, whole genome shotgun sequence includes these proteins:
- the LOC107483192 gene encoding uncharacterized protein LOC107483192 codes for MAFQIGKTERLQTHVGIHDSAHNQVWRKCKALMKPKQHISAAIEKQSEQAKKNYQIHLTATIDCIRFLLQQGLAFLGNDETNDSVNQENFLELLNFLAQHNEEIDRAFKNSRGNLKLRAPSIQKDIVRVVASETTKVIVNDLGDELFAVLVNETRDISIKEQMSVCLRYVNKEGQVMEYFFDLVHVSNTNALSLKLALESLLETYNLSLSRVHGQGYDNATSCKRRDMLRDSQMTKTVEALQSEKISNGCGLNQEIALKKARDTRWGAHYETILRLISLFLSVVNVLEYVEEDGNNSEQRAEACHSIL; via the exons ATGGCTTTTCAAATTGGAAAAACGGAGAGATTACAAACTCATGTTGGGATTCATGATAGTGCTCATAATCAAGTTTGGAGAAAATGTAAAGCACTTATGAAGCCAAAACAACACATTAGTGCTGCTATTGAAAAACAATCTGAGCAAGCTAAAAAGAATTATCAAATTCACTTGACAGCCACAATTGATTGTATTAGATTTCTTTTGCAACAAGGATTGGCCTTTCTTGGTAATGATGAGACAAATGATTCTGTTaatcaagaaaattttttggaaCTTCTAAACTTTCTCGCGCAACATAATGAAGAGATTGATCGTGCTTTCAAAAATTCTCGTGGGAATCTTAAACTAAGAGCTCCCTCAATTCAAAAAGATATTGTAAGAGTTGTTGCAAGTGAAACGACAAAAGTTATTGTCAATGATCTTGGGGATGAATTGTTTGCTGTTTTGGTTAATGAAACCCGTGACATTTCTATTAAGGAGCAAATGTCAGTTTGTTTAAGGTATGTGAATAAAGAAGGGCAAGTTATGGAGTATTTTTTTGATCTTGTTCATGTTTCTAATACTAATGCTTTATCTCTAAAATTAGCATTGGAGTCATTATTAGAAACATATAATTTAAGTTTATCAAGAGTACATGGTCAAGGATACGATAATGCAA CTTCGTGTAAACGAAGAGATATGCTTCGTGATAGTCAGATGACTAAGACAGTTGAAGCATTACAAAGTGAAAAAATTTCTAATGGATGTGGTTTGAATCAAGAAATAGCTTTGAAAAAAGCTAGAGACACTAGATGGGGTGCACACTATGAAACTATACTTagattaatttctttgtttctttctgtGGTCAATGTTCTTGAATATGTTGAGGAAGATGGAAATAATTCAGAACAAAGAGCTGAAGCATGTCATTCAATCCTTTGA